A stretch of Panulirus ornatus isolate Po-2019 chromosome 36, ASM3632096v1, whole genome shotgun sequence DNA encodes these proteins:
- the LOC139760344 gene encoding E3 ubiquitin-protein ligase RNF103-like translates to MWRRPALLLLFLAVVVTVTWIIEFGFWWDTGYTSYQIVDPLRNLSVSQIRMLLEMRGIQYTALLEKPEIVNLLQQSGSVQYGELFNKVQCTEAWTPIELSGKEDFYEQIYDENESLWLVEVVPGEGQYAGHRLLDDRTWHALVPKLQALQISSAVVSCQYDRRFCARQGWSHPQLVFILPPTQQGGKVNTGRNLGWLPGREHIVLSSTTHLSITPVLTWLYGQILSRVQVVHNVRQLEEIWFNITRVDQKKIPHVLYISELISPPLLIAALGLRLSTRIKLASFAVKKEEKEQVSRLLKKSGLGGVPSIAVVTSDGVTSYGGRKGESLTHSALNSYICMLQPHMNDAFLVSLVMANLLAVADFFYFLDVRIRAWKHVICTLIRVLVYNVTVFLLWLAVTALLKFSVVDNVLQSGSWLLSSLNSTWLFGQMRYHWLMIENHPVIFWMSAIMFGIIILIWRLLTKRGDAEQEEIDSNWGTVFSMDSYLVNVLFRPMASLSRPRPSQDLDLEEGMELLIERLATPDLWLHPVIPTDYMKDLPMWRFDGWGNEDDLKSESETDVDSVSENENDTLLDTHSCCQDDSCRLCELWTTVKEIYVCHRCAILKRKLERQYMRYRKVDYRGHQNMTYEKLLKVCENCCKTRKQQNSDSSVRQSNKIRTSSRWLLSPQRLTELKWTAPSHAIESRICAICLGRYRWSAVLCGLPCGHNYHHSCITEWLLKDNHHCPTCRWPTYKNKQVTIAAHDHEE, encoded by the exons ATTGTGGATCCTTTGAGAAACCTCTCTGTGTCTCAGATTCGGatgttgttggaaatgagagggaTTCAGTACACTGCACTGCTTGAGAAACCTGAAATTGTTAATCTCCTTCAACAGTCAG GTTCAGTTCAGTATGGAGAACTATTCAACAAGGTACAGTGTACAGAAGCATGGACGCCAATAGAATTATCTGGAAAGGAAGATTTTTATGAGCAG ATTTATGATGAGAATGAATCTTTATGGCTAGTTGAAGTAGTGCCGGGGGAAGGTCAGTATGCTGGACATCGCTTGCTTGATGATCGCACTTGGCATGCTCTTGTGCCAAAGCTACAAGCTCTCCAGATCAGCAGTGCTGTTGTCAGTTGTCAGTATGATCGACG ATTTTGTGCTCGACAGGGATGGAGTCATCCTCAGCTAGTGTTTATTTTGCCTCCAACCCAACAAGGTGGTAAAGTTAATACTGGTAGAAATCTGGGTTGGCTGCCTGGCCGAGAACATATTGTCCTGTCGTCCACCACTCATCTTTCTATTACACCTGTCCTCACTTGGCTTTATGGACAGATTTTGTCGCGAGTTCAGGTGGTTCATAATGTGAGGCAGCTGGAAGAAATATGGTTTAATATAACACGTGTGGATCAGAAAAAG ATTCCACATGTGTTGTACATCTCAGAGCTTATTAGCCCTCCCCTATTGATTGCTGCCCTTGGTCTACGTTTATCAACTCGCATCAAACTTGCATCTTTTGcagttaaaaaagaagaaaaagagcag GTATCTCGTCTATTGAAGAAATCTGGATTGGGAGGTGTACCGAGCATTGCAGTTGTTACCTCTGATGGGGTAACATCAtatggaggaaggaaaggagagtcCCTGACTCATTCAGCATTGAATTCCTATATATGCATGTTACAACCACACATGAATGATGCATTCCTTGTTTCCCTTGTAATGGCAAACTTATTAGCTGTGGctgattttttttactttttggaTGTTAGAATTAGAGCATGGAAACATGTGATCTGTACTCTTATTCGAGTTCTTGTTTATAATGTAACAGTTTTTCTTCTTTGGCTTGCTGTCACAGCATTACTAAAATTTTCCGTCGTAGATAATGTGTTACAGTCTGGTTCATGGCTACTTAGCTCTTTGAATTCCACCTGGCTTTTTGGTCAGATGAGATACCACTGGTTGATGATTGAAAATCATCCTGTGATTTTTTGGATGTCTGCCATTATGTTTGgcattattattttgatttggCGTCTTCTGACAAAAAGAGGGGATGCAGAGCAAGAAGAAATTGACTCCAATTGGGGTACAGTGTTTTCCATGGACTCATATTTAGTTAACGTTCTCTTCCGTCCCATGGCTTCCTTATCCCGTCCAAGACCATCTCAAGATTTAGATTTAGAGGAAGGCATGGAACTTCTTATTGAACGTTTAGCAACGCCAGATTTGTGGCTGCACCCAGTCATACCAACTGATTATATGAAGGATCTGCCTATGTGGAGGTTTGATGGATGGGGAAATGAGGATGACTTAAAATCTGAAAGTGAAACAGATGTAGATAGTgtcagtgaaaatgaaaatgatacttTATTGGACACACATTCATGTTGTCAAGATGATAGTTGTAGGTTATGTGAACTTTGGACTACGGTAAAGGAAATATATGTGTGCCATAGATGTGCTATTTTGAAACGAAAGCTAGAGAGGCAGTACATGAGGTACCGTAAGGTTGATTACAGAGGCCATCAGAATATGACGTATGAAAAACttttaaaagtgtgtgaaaactGTTGTAAGACAAGAAAGCAGCAAAATTCAGATTCTTCTGTCAGACAGTCTAACAAAATTAGGACGTCTTCAAGATGGTTGCTGTCACCCCAGAGGCTGACAGAACTAAAATGGACAGCACCCTCACATGCTATAGAGAGCCGCATTTGTGCAATCTGTCTTGGGCGATATCGATGGTCAGCAGTCTTATGTGGTCTCCCATGTGGGCACAACTATCACCATTCTTGTATTACAGAATGGCTTTTGAAAGATAATCACCACTGTCCAACATGCCGTTGGCCTACATACAAGAACAAGCAAGTCACCATAGCAGCACATGATCATGAAGAATAG
- the Sou gene encoding E3 ubiquitin-protein ligase RMND5A produces MDACTAVGREIDKVLSKFTSYSEHASSTIASLRNNIESLQSEIDQVGSGDITETQAVILSQAIGRVKEAVTRLSTEHRDLHSSVSKVGKAIDKNFTADFGCISNDSVFSGEKQQLVNEVICQHFFREGLLDIAEEFISETGLELQEESREPFFELNRILTALKARDLGPALQWAEENREKLRSQNSSLEFKLHRLAYINLIKEGPLSVPQAIEYARIHFTPFVYQHEKVIQSLMGCLLYVKGGLENSPYADLLSPHQWSEICDVFTRDACALLGLSVDSSLAVCVNAGCTALPVLLNIKQVMQQRAVHNMWNTKEELPIEIDLGPSSRYHSIFACPILRQQSTESNPPMRLICGHVISRDALNKLTTSAKLKCPYCPVEQNPANALEIFF; encoded by the exons ATGGATGCGTGTACTGCAGTGGGCAGAGAAATTGACAAGGTACTCTCAAAGTTCACCTCTTACAGTGAACATGCGTCGAGCACCATTGCTTCTCTCCGTAATAATATTGAGAGTCTCCAGTCAGAGATTGATCAAG TTGGCAGTGGAGATATAACTGAGACTCAGGCAGTGATCCTGAGCCAGGCTATTGGCCGTGTAAAGGAAGCAGTGACTCGCTTAAGCACTGAACATAGGGATCTCCACTCTTCAGTTTCAAAAGTTGGCAAAGCTATTGATAAG AATTTCACCGCAGACTTTGGTTGTATTAGCAATGATTCAGTGTTTAGTGGAGAGAAACAGCAACTAGTGAATGAGGTCATTTGTCAGCATTTCTTCCGGGAAGGGCTCTTGGATATTGCTGAGGAATTCATCAGT GAAACAGGGCTTGAGTTGCAGGAAGAGTCCCGAGAACCATTTTTTGAGCTAAATAGAATTCTCACAGCTCTGAAAGCACGAGACTTAGGCCCAGCTCTTCAGTGGGCTGAAGAAAATCGAGAAAAGTTACGTTCACAG AATAGCAGTTTGGAGTTCAAGTTGCACCGTTTGGCATACATCAATCTAATTAAGGAAGGACCACTTAGTGTACCACAGGCCATTGAATATGCCCGGATTCACTTCACTCCATTTGTGTACCAGCATGAGAAAG TAATCCAGAGTCTTATGGGTTGTCTGCTGTATGTGAAAGGTGGCTTAGAAAATTCCCCATATGCAGACCTCTTGAGCCCCCACCAGTGGTCAGAAATTTGTGATGTCTTCACCCGTGATGCATGTGCTCTTCTAGGTCTATCTGTTGATAGTTCTTTGGCTGTGTG TGTAAATGCAGGATGCACAGCCCTTCCAGTTCTCCTTAATATCAAGCAGGTTATGCAGCAGCGGGCAGTGCACAATATGTGGAACACAAAGGAGGAATTACCA ATTGAAATTGACCTTGGCCCATCCTCCCGGTACCATTCTATATTTGCTTGCCCAATTCTGCGTCAGCAGTCAACAGAGAGCAATCCCCCAATGCGGCTGATATGCGGCCATGTTATATCGCGGGATGCTTTAAATAAACTCACAACAAGTGCTAA aTTGAAGTGTCCATACTGCCCTGTAGAACAAAATCCTGCCAATGCTCTTGAGATCTTTTTTTAA
- the LOC139760346 gene encoding uncharacterized protein: protein MEDLICPVCSEEFEGGMREPLVLPQCGHTFCRPCLLNLQDTDPAFKCPTCRKPHSGPSVDKLPVVYVILNMLATYNYLKVEAGVIWEKCQSHGDPIRLWCQPCQEPLCGQCLFEEHMTDGHNVLRTQTALDQEKQVLMSQAACITKIIEDKRKQLTGEFQEVSLHLAKIYKQATILSHYSKTISDILRTTKETNQMKTLIMNHRMIDNLLEKLQARGCNSRISDQAVKTVPEATLPGEEKNAHGTYKNTSELTITKVCGHESDVEDDGSNLCQAGRQEPDVNLHNRSECQMNQGNEFNPKESQDNEYDPQVSQDDGCDQRVSQDNGHDPKENQDNEYDLQVSQDNGCDPQVSQDDVHDPQVSWGEGCDPQVSQDKGRDSQVSQDDEHELQVSQDDGHDPQVSQDDGHDLQVSQDDGHDPQIRQNQGDEDGVKPSEDFKCPMWQLSRCAPGGTTCWPKISWYDFMAKLPVVQLLVPPEKPEVFLQLGVGERNLGRVHICLWGHLRRAQHFLALCLGTLGPSYKGSTFSYVARKGEPGERLVGGVYLTEDGGSSSHQLIQGLEWRGEYLGPASEGTIGGSRGRQAKYNSCFCISSRDNPIGQYYCPFGKVVSGLGVVRAAIQHDPVSDVTITDAGLVVPST, encoded by the exons ATGGAGGACCTGATATGTCCTGTGTGTTCAGAGGAGTTTGAGGGAGGCATGCGGGAGCCCCTAGTGTTGCCCCAGTGTGGCCATACCTTTTGCCGTCCATGCCTCCTGAACCTGCAGGATACAGATCCTGCCTTCAAGTGCCCCACTTGCAGGAAGCCACACTCCGGCCCATCTGTGGACAAACTTCCCGTTGTCTACGTCATATTGAATATGCTAGCGACTTACAATTACCTGAAG GTGgaggcaggggttatatgggaaaAGTGCCAGAGCCATGGCGACCCCATCAGACTATGGTGCCAACCGTGCCAGGAGCCTTTGTGTGGACAGTGTCTCTTTGAAGAACACATGACTGATGGTCACAATGTCCTAAGGACGCAGACCGCTCTGGACCAGGAGAAGCAAGTCCTGATGTCACAGGCTGCTTGCATCACCAAGATCATTGAAGACAAAAGGAAGCAATTAACTGGAGAATTCCAAGAGGTATCTCTTCACCTTGCAAAGATCTACAAGCAAGCCACAATCCTCAGTCACTACTCGAAGACTATCAGTGATATTCTACGAACCACAAAGGAGACGAACCAGATGAAGACCTTGATTATGAACCACAGGATGATAGATAATCTTCTCGAGAAGCTTCAGGCAAGAGGATGCAATTCTCGCATCTCGGATCAAGCAGTGAAGACCGTCCCAGAGGCAACTTTACCTGGGGAAGAGAAGAATGCTCATGGAACCTACAAGAACACATCGGAACTAACCATCACCAAAGTTTGTGGACATGAGTCTGACGTGGAAGATGATGGATCCAACTTATGTCAAGCGGGAAGACAGGAGCCGGATGTGAACCTGCATAACAGAAGTGAATGTCAAATGAACCAAGGCAATGAATTTAATCCAAAAGAGAGCCAGGATAATGAATATGATCCACAAGTGAGCCAGGACGATGGATGTGATCAACGAGTAAGCCAGGACAATGGACATGATCCAAAAGAGAACCAGGATAATGAATATGACCTACAAGTGAGCCAAGACAATGGATGTGATCCACAAGTGAGCCAGGATGATGTACATGATCCACAAGTGAGCTGGGGTGAAGGATGTGATCCACAAGTGAGCCAGGACAAGGGACGTGATTCACAAGTGAGCCAGGACGATGAACATGAATTGCAAGTGAGCCAGGACGACGGACATGATCCACAAGTGAGCCAAGATGATGGACATGATCTACAAGTGAGCCAGGATGACGGACATGATCCACAAATAAGGCAGAACCAAGGAGACGAGGATGGGGTCAAGCCTAGCGAAGACTTCAAATGTCCCATGTGGCAACTAAGCAGGTGTGCGCCAGGGGGAACCACCTGCTGGCCCAAAATTAGCTGGTATGACTTCATGGCTAAG CTGCCGGTAGTACAGCTGTTGGTGCCCCCAGAGAAGCCTGAGGTGTTCCTGCAGCTGGGTGTTGGGGAAAGAAATCTAGGACGCGTCCATATTTGCCTATGGGGACACTTGCGCCGTGCCCAGCATTTCCTGGCGCTCTGTCTGGGAACCCTCGGCCCCTCATATAAGGGTTCCACCTTCTCTTATGTCGCGAGGAAAGGTGAGCCAGGAGAGCGACTGGTGGGAGGTGTGTACCTGACAGAAGAcggaggcagcagcagccaccagctCATCCAGGGCTTGGAGTGGCGCGGGGAATACCTCGGCCCAGCTAGTGAAGGCACAATCGGGGGCTCCCGTGGCCGGCAAGCCAAGTACAACTCTTGTTTTTGCATCAGTTCCAGGGATAACCCAATTGGGCAATATTACTGTCCCTTTGGCAAGGTCGTGTCAGGCCTGGGGGTGGTAAGGGCAGCCATCCAACACGACCCAGTGAGCGACGTCACCATAACGGACGCGGGCCTTGTTGTCCCTTCCACGTAG